One window of Mesorhizobium sp. WSM4904 genomic DNA carries:
- a CDS encoding glucokinase → MVGEDDTALRFPVLIGDIGGTNARFSIVLDANSEATEPQIVQTANFKTIDEAIQAAVLDRSSIQPNSAVLAVAGPVDGDEIRLTNCPWVVKPHQMFANLGLSEILVLNDFEAQALAVVALGEEHMEKIGGGTPEPSAGRVVLGPGTGLGVAGLIYALRHWIPVPGEGGHMDIGPRTPRDFEVFPHIEKLEGRISGEQILCGRGLVNLYRAVAKADAKPAPFTTPAEVTAAALAKSDPVAEEALSLFVTCLGRTAGDLALVFMSRGGVFLTGGIAQKIVPALKAGNFRAAFEDKAPHSALMRAMPVYVITHPLAALLGLAAYARTPSLFGVQTAGRHWRT, encoded by the coding sequence ATGGTTGGCGAAGACGATACAGCGTTGCGGTTTCCGGTCCTGATCGGCGACATCGGCGGCACCAATGCGCGCTTCTCGATCGTGCTGGACGCCAATTCGGAAGCGACCGAGCCGCAGATCGTCCAGACGGCCAATTTCAAGACCATCGACGAGGCGATCCAGGCGGCGGTGCTAGACCGCTCGTCGATCCAGCCGAATTCGGCGGTGCTGGCGGTGGCCGGCCCGGTCGACGGCGACGAGATCCGGCTCACCAACTGTCCCTGGGTGGTCAAGCCGCACCAGATGTTTGCCAATCTGGGCTTGAGCGAGATCTTGGTGCTCAACGATTTCGAGGCACAGGCGCTGGCCGTGGTGGCGCTCGGCGAAGAGCATATGGAGAAGATCGGCGGCGGCACGCCCGAGCCCAGTGCCGGCCGGGTCGTGCTCGGCCCCGGAACCGGGCTCGGCGTCGCCGGGCTGATCTACGCGCTTCGCCACTGGATACCGGTGCCGGGCGAGGGCGGGCATATGGACATCGGCCCGCGCACGCCGCGCGACTTCGAGGTGTTCCCGCATATCGAAAAGCTCGAGGGCCGCATCTCCGGCGAGCAGATCCTGTGCGGTCGAGGACTGGTCAATCTCTATCGGGCGGTGGCCAAGGCCGACGCAAAGCCGGCGCCCTTCACCACGCCGGCGGAAGTCACCGCGGCAGCGCTCGCCAAATCCGATCCGGTGGCGGAAGAGGCGCTGTCGCTGTTCGTCACCTGCCTCGGCCGCACCGCGGGTGATCTGGCGCTGGTGTTCATGAGCCGCGGCGGCGTTTTTCTCACCGGCGGCATCGCGCAAAAAATCGTGCCGGCGCTGAAAGCCGGCAATTTCCGCGCCGCTTTCGAGGACAAGGCGCCGCACAGCGCGCTGATGCGCGCGATGCCGGTCTATGTCATCACCCATCCGCTGGCGGCGCTGCTTGGTCTCGCCGCCTATGCCAGGACGCCATCGCTGTTCGGCGTCCAGACGGCGGGGCGGCACTGGCGGACGTGA
- a CDS encoding ABC transporter ATP-binding protein has product MTLETPSKQKARPGEVNAVLRRILAENGRDHRWSYVVVIACSLLVSGTTAFSAWVMAPMVNQIFYERRGDAIVWICAGFMGAFVLRGFAGYGQAVALAKIGNNLVARYQKRIFDHLMKLGVGFFNDTRSGRLAAQVNENVGGIRDLLSLTLTSITRDAVTLVGLVGLMIYQDPVLSLSSLLIGPPLIWAVVYITRRVRQINRESVLINSRLIGAIQEATQGIAIVKAFTMEGELARRIDHMADTAEQRSNKIARVSERLSPISDMLAGLAVTAVIAYSGYRALVLGQPPGAVFSFITALILAYDPARRLARMQVGMERALVNARMIYELLDLEPQQEDAPDAVEAKITSGEVRFDNVSFGYSADMPVLRNLSFTAGAGKVTAIVGASGAGKSTLVALLQRFYDVDQGSIVVDGQDIAKVTKQSLRGSIAYVSQAPYLFEGTIRDNIRYGRLSANDAEIELAAQQAAADEFIRQQPQGYDTPVGENGVTLSGGQRQRVSIARAIVRQAPILLLDEATSALDNEAEARVQEALTHVMEGRTTIVIAHRLSTVVNADHIIVLEEGRLVEEGTHASLMADPHSVYARFHRVQGNKGLGLVDDAKASQTSGQTPLPRSRAKKVVGRNA; this is encoded by the coding sequence TTGACACTTGAAACCCCAAGCAAGCAAAAGGCCCGGCCCGGCGAGGTCAATGCGGTGCTGCGCCGTATTCTCGCCGAGAACGGTCGTGACCATCGCTGGTCCTATGTCGTCGTCATCGCCTGCTCGCTGCTGGTCTCGGGCACGACGGCGTTCTCGGCCTGGGTCATGGCGCCGATGGTCAACCAGATATTCTACGAGCGGCGTGGCGACGCGATCGTGTGGATTTGCGCAGGCTTCATGGGAGCTTTCGTGCTGCGCGGCTTCGCCGGCTATGGTCAGGCCGTGGCGCTGGCCAAGATCGGCAACAATCTGGTGGCGCGCTACCAGAAGCGCATCTTCGACCACCTGATGAAGCTCGGCGTCGGCTTCTTCAACGACACGCGTTCGGGCCGACTGGCGGCGCAGGTCAACGAGAATGTCGGCGGCATTCGCGACCTGCTGTCCCTGACCCTGACGTCGATCACCCGCGACGCCGTCACGCTGGTCGGCCTCGTCGGACTCATGATCTACCAGGACCCGGTATTGTCGCTGAGCTCGCTGCTGATCGGACCGCCGCTGATCTGGGCCGTGGTCTACATCACCCGTCGCGTGCGGCAAATCAACCGGGAATCCGTGCTGATCAATTCCCGGCTGATCGGCGCCATCCAGGAGGCCACGCAAGGCATCGCCATCGTCAAGGCCTTCACCATGGAGGGAGAGCTGGCGCGGCGCATCGACCACATGGCGGACACGGCGGAGCAACGCAGCAACAAGATCGCCCGCGTCTCGGAGCGGCTGTCGCCCATCTCCGACATGCTGGCCGGTCTCGCCGTCACCGCGGTCATTGCCTATTCCGGCTATCGCGCTCTGGTTCTCGGGCAGCCGCCGGGCGCGGTCTTCTCCTTCATCACCGCGCTGATCCTCGCCTACGACCCGGCGAGGCGACTGGCGCGCATGCAGGTCGGCATGGAGCGGGCCCTGGTCAACGCCCGCATGATCTACGAGCTGCTCGACCTCGAACCGCAACAGGAGGACGCGCCCGACGCCGTCGAGGCGAAAATCACCAGCGGCGAGGTACGCTTCGACAACGTCTCGTTCGGCTATTCCGCCGACATGCCGGTGCTCAGGAACCTGAGCTTCACCGCCGGCGCCGGCAAGGTCACGGCGATCGTCGGCGCGTCGGGCGCCGGCAAGTCGACGCTGGTGGCGCTCCTGCAGCGCTTCTACGACGTCGACCAAGGCAGCATCGTGGTCGACGGCCAGGACATCGCCAAGGTGACCAAGCAGTCGCTGCGCGGCTCGATCGCCTATGTCTCGCAGGCGCCCTATCTCTTCGAAGGCACGATCCGCGACAACATCCGCTACGGCCGGCTCTCCGCCAACGACGCAGAGATCGAGCTGGCGGCGCAACAGGCGGCCGCCGACGAGTTCATCCGCCAGCAGCCTCAGGGCTACGACACGCCGGTCGGCGAGAACGGCGTGACGCTGTCGGGCGGCCAGCGCCAGCGCGTCTCGATCGCCCGCGCCATAGTGCGCCAGGCGCCGATCCTGCTGCTCGACGAGGCGACGTCGGCGCTCGACAACGAGGCCGAGGCTCGCGTGCAGGAGGCGCTGACCCATGTCATGGAAGGGCGCACCACCATCGTCATCGCGCACCGGCTGTCGACGGTGGTCAATGCCGACCATATCATCGTGCTGGAGGAAGGCCGGCTGGTCGAGGAAGGCACGCATGCCTCGCTGATGGCCGACCCGCACAGCGTCTACGCCCGCTTCCACCGGGTCCAGGGCAACAAGGGGCTGGGGCTTGTCGATGACGCCAAGGCAAGCCAGACTTCGGGCCAAACTCCGTTGCCGCGCAGCCGCGCGAAGAAGGTCGTCGGGAGAAACGCATGA
- the queG gene encoding tRNA epoxyqueuosine(34) reductase QueG, with the protein MRTSTSDKKKLRALIDAEARRAGFEAIAVTRPKAIPLAPARLAEFVADGFHGSMDWIAETVLRRAEPSTLWPEVRSIIVLAMNYGPDRDPRDILQKRDRGAISVYAQNRDYHDVMKGRLKEIAGKIVARAGGDVKVFVDTAPVMEKPLAEAAGLGWQGKHTNLVSRAHGSWLFLGTIFTTAELEPDTAEIDHCGSCRACLDVCPTDAFPAPYRLDARRCISYLTIENKGPIPREFREKIGNRIYGCDDCLAACPWNKFASVASEAKLAAREDLREPKLSELLALDDAAFRSFFSGSPIKRIGRDRFIRNVLIAAGNSADISLIDTVLDLLHDDSPLVRGAAVWALSRLMPRRDFAKLAAPALETEDDKAVRDEWLSALPDHAEDS; encoded by the coding sequence ATGCGGACCTCGACTTCTGACAAGAAGAAGCTGCGTGCCCTGATCGACGCGGAGGCGCGCCGCGCCGGCTTCGAGGCGATCGCGGTGACCAGACCGAAGGCGATCCCGCTGGCGCCGGCGCGCCTGGCCGAATTCGTCGCCGACGGTTTTCACGGCTCGATGGACTGGATCGCAGAGACGGTTCTGCGCCGGGCCGAGCCCTCGACGCTGTGGCCGGAGGTGCGCTCGATCATCGTTCTGGCGATGAACTACGGTCCGGACCGCGACCCCCGCGATATTCTCCAAAAACGCGATCGCGGCGCGATCTCGGTCTACGCGCAAAACCGCGACTATCACGACGTGATGAAGGGCCGGCTGAAGGAGATCGCCGGCAAGATCGTGGCGCGGGCGGGTGGCGATGTCAAAGTCTTCGTCGATACGGCCCCGGTGATGGAAAAGCCGCTTGCCGAAGCCGCCGGCCTCGGCTGGCAGGGCAAGCACACCAATCTGGTCAGCCGCGCGCATGGCTCGTGGCTGTTCCTCGGCACCATCTTCACGACGGCCGAGCTCGAGCCGGACACGGCGGAAATCGACCATTGCGGCTCCTGCCGCGCCTGTCTCGACGTCTGCCCGACCGATGCTTTTCCGGCGCCCTACCGGCTCGATGCGCGGCGCTGCATCTCCTACCTCACCATCGAGAACAAGGGGCCGATCCCGCGCGAATTCCGCGAGAAGATCGGCAACCGCATCTATGGCTGCGACGATTGCCTGGCCGCCTGCCCATGGAACAAATTCGCCAGCGTCGCCTCGGAGGCCAAGCTTGCCGCGCGCGAGGACCTGCGCGAACCTAAGCTTTCGGAACTGCTCGCGCTCGACGATGCGGCGTTCCGCTCCTTCTTCTCGGGCTCGCCGATCAAGCGGATCGGCCGCGATCGTTTCATCCGCAACGTGCTGATCGCCGCCGGTAATTCGGCTGATATATCGCTGATCGACACGGTGCTTGACCTGCTCCATGACGACTCGCCGCTGGTGCGGGGTGCGGCAGTTTGGGCACTGTCGCGACTGATGCCGCGGCGCGATTTTGCGAAGCTCGCCGCGCCGGCCCTAGAGACCGAAGACGACAAAGCGGTGCGCGACGAATGGCTTTCGGCGCTGCCGGATCATGCAGAGGATTCCTGA
- a CDS encoding SDR family oxidoreductase yields MGEKRFFIFGAGYSGKAFGRANSQSAPILGTTRSPGKFEALKQAGIEPLHFDGSLTPEIGDALRQTTHLIISVAPDEASDAVLNAAREAIRAKMPALEWIGYLSTVGVYGDHGGAWVDEGADCKPVSKRSMMRVAAEQDWLTLGREIEKPVAILRLSGIYGPGRNALVNLDDGTARRLVKPGQVFNRIHCDDIAGALWHLAQRNLGGIFNVTDDEPAPPQDVVAYAAGLMGVEPPLEIPFETAQLSPMARSFYGENKRVANKAIKAAGYSFRFPNYRVALERMWADGNWRDGEPRSPMNRS; encoded by the coding sequence ATGGGCGAAAAACGGTTCTTCATCTTCGGCGCCGGCTATTCCGGCAAGGCCTTCGGTCGGGCCAACAGCCAGAGCGCGCCCATCCTTGGCACGACCCGCTCGCCGGGAAAATTCGAGGCGTTGAAGCAAGCAGGCATCGAGCCGCTTCATTTCGACGGATCGCTGACCCCCGAGATCGGCGATGCCCTTCGGCAAACGACGCATCTCATCATCTCGGTCGCCCCGGACGAAGCGAGCGATGCTGTGCTCAACGCCGCCAGGGAGGCGATCCGCGCAAAAATGCCGGCGCTCGAATGGATCGGCTATCTTTCCACCGTCGGCGTCTATGGCGACCACGGCGGGGCCTGGGTGGATGAGGGCGCCGACTGCAAACCGGTGTCGAAGCGCTCGATGATGCGGGTGGCGGCCGAACAGGACTGGCTGACGCTCGGTCGGGAGATCGAAAAACCGGTGGCGATCCTGCGGCTGTCCGGCATTTACGGGCCGGGCCGCAACGCGCTGGTCAATCTCGATGACGGCACCGCAAGGCGGCTGGTCAAGCCCGGCCAGGTGTTCAACCGCATCCATTGCGACGACATCGCCGGCGCGCTCTGGCATCTGGCGCAACGCAATCTCGGCGGCATCTTCAACGTCACCGACGACGAGCCGGCGCCGCCGCAGGACGTCGTCGCCTATGCGGCCGGGCTGATGGGCGTCGAGCCGCCGCTGGAAATTCCTTTCGAGACCGCCCAACTTTCGCCCATGGCGCGTTCCTTTTATGGCGAGAACAAGCGCGTCGCCAACAAGGCGATCAAGGCGGCCGGCTACAGCTTCCGCTTCCCGAACTACCGGGTGGCGCTGGAGCGGATGTGGGCCGACGGCAACTGGCGGGATGGAGAGCCGCGCAGCCCGATGAACCGCTCGTGA
- the mepA gene encoding penicillin-insensitive murein endopeptidase — translation MTLRSLPDRRPFLTAALALMTLAALAAAAISAEPRAKDLFGAKKLPAVAPAQSFGFYSKGCFTGGVALPMDGPSWEVMRPSRNRRWGHPAMIALIEKLARDAQTDGWPGLLIGDVSQPRGGPMMTGHASHQIGLDADIWLTPMPRRPLTFAERENMSATLMVDEKTHLVKDALWTPAHTRLLKRAASYPEVERILVNPGIKKKLCDTVTGDRSWLRKIRPFWGHDYHFHMRIGCQPGSPGCKAQEATPDDDGCGKPLAWWFTEEPWRPNKNPDAPKARDLMTMANLPKECQAVLAAPDAPSLAAVTYQGGGAAAVAAAKPEPTVPAETISSDNSAMPAAASAFAPTPKIGIPLPRPRPGN, via the coding sequence ATGACGTTGCGATCGCTGCCCGACAGGAGGCCGTTCCTGACCGCCGCGCTTGCGCTGATGACCTTGGCCGCGCTGGCGGCGGCCGCGATTTCGGCCGAACCACGTGCAAAAGACCTGTTCGGCGCCAAGAAGCTGCCGGCGGTAGCGCCCGCGCAATCCTTCGGCTTCTACTCCAAAGGCTGCTTTACCGGCGGCGTCGCCCTGCCGATGGACGGACCGAGCTGGGAAGTGATGCGCCCGTCGCGCAATCGTCGCTGGGGCCATCCGGCGATGATTGCGCTGATCGAGAAGCTCGCGCGCGACGCCCAGACGGACGGCTGGCCGGGGCTTCTGATCGGCGACGTCTCGCAGCCGCGCGGCGGGCCGATGATGACCGGCCACGCCTCGCACCAGATCGGCCTCGACGCCGACATCTGGCTGACGCCGATGCCGAGGCGCCCGCTGACGTTTGCCGAGCGCGAGAATATGAGCGCCACGCTGATGGTCGACGAGAAGACGCATCTGGTGAAGGACGCGCTGTGGACGCCGGCGCATACGCGGCTGCTCAAGCGCGCGGCGAGCTACCCGGAAGTCGAGCGCATCCTGGTCAATCCGGGCATCAAGAAGAAACTTTGCGATACGGTCACCGGGGACCGCTCGTGGCTGCGCAAGATCCGCCCTTTCTGGGGCCATGACTATCATTTCCACATGCGCATCGGCTGCCAGCCTGGCTCGCCCGGCTGCAAGGCGCAGGAGGCGACGCCCGACGACGACGGCTGCGGCAAGCCGCTGGCCTGGTGGTTCACCGAGGAGCCCTGGCGCCCGAACAAGAACCCGGATGCGCCGAAGGCCCGCGACCTGATGACCATGGCCAATTTGCCGAAAGAGTGCCAGGCGGTGCTTGCCGCTCCGGATGCACCGTCGCTGGCGGCCGTCACCTATCAGGGCGGCGGCGCGGCAGCGGTCGCGGCGGCCAAGCCGGAACCGACCGTACCAGCCGAGACGATCTCCAGCGACAACTCCGCGATGCCTGCGGCGGCAAGCGCCTTCGCACCGACACCGAAGATCGGCATTCCGTTGCCAAGGCCAAGGCCGGGGAACTGA
- a CDS encoding YraN family protein, giving the protein MAERTVGHRRKAYRRGHRGEWLAALALMLKGYRILARRHRTRLGEIDLIARRGDLVLFVEVKARRTLLEAMEAIAHASERRIEGAADLWLSRQPDYGRLSVRFDMVAVLPWRWPVHVENAFYGRN; this is encoded by the coding sequence ATGGCTGAGCGCACTGTCGGCCATCGGCGAAAGGCCTATCGGCGCGGGCATCGCGGCGAATGGCTGGCGGCGCTGGCGCTGATGCTGAAGGGCTACCGCATCCTCGCGCGCCGCCACCGCACCAGGCTCGGCGAGATCGACCTGATCGCCAGGCGCGGCGACCTCGTGCTGTTCGTCGAGGTCAAGGCGCGACGCACGCTGCTGGAAGCCATGGAGGCGATCGCCCACGCGTCGGAACGGCGCATCGAGGGCGCCGCCGATCTCTGGCTGTCGCGCCAGCCGGACTACGGCCGGCTTTCGGTGCGCTTCGACATGGTGGCAGTGCTGCCCTGGCGCTGGCCGGTGCATGTCGAGAATGCGTTTTATGGAAGGAATTGA
- a CDS encoding transposase — translation MRGVVAWAAASGIADISDVALLGRLRNAGPWLQQLIGHLLKREEKGLAKGRLIRILDATAVAKAGAHEKKNNGLWRMHCAFELEREQFDFLEITDQSEAELIDRVPVVAGEIRIGDRAYLQAERIARVMAQGGDVVVRASWKNARWLDANGKAFDLIGYLESRREEVFETPVRLALKKGEPVKMRLIALRKSEAAAQEARRKINKEAKAKGNKVRPEALIAAGFVILVTSLDRQEFPAGTVLKLYRMRWRIELAFKRLKSLIGLRAPPAKDPRIAKPWILAHFLIALVTEPLSQELGVSPP, via the coding sequence ATGCGGGGCGTCGTGGCCTGGGCGGCGGCGAGCGGGATTGCCGACATCTCGGACGTGGCCTTGCTCGGCCGGCTGCGCAATGCAGGGCCGTGGCTGCAGCAGTTGATTGGGCATCTTTTGAAGCGCGAGGAAAAAGGCTTGGCCAAGGGCCGGCTGATCCGCATCCTCGATGCGACGGCGGTTGCCAAGGCCGGTGCGCATGAGAAGAAGAACAATGGCCTTTGGCGCATGCACTGCGCCTTCGAGCTTGAGCGCGAGCAGTTCGATTTCCTCGAGATCACCGACCAAAGCGAGGCCGAGCTGATCGACCGCGTGCCGGTGGTGGCGGGCGAGATCCGCATCGGCGACCGCGCCTATCTGCAGGCCGAGCGGATCGCAAGGGTCATGGCGCAAGGCGGCGACGTTGTCGTGCGCGCGTCGTGGAAGAATGCGCGATGGCTCGACGCCAACGGCAAGGCGTTCGATCTCATCGGCTACCTGGAGAGCCGCCGCGAGGAAGTCTTCGAAACGCCTGTCCGGTTGGCCCTCAAGAAGGGCGAGCCTGTGAAGATGCGCCTGATCGCCTTGCGCAAATCCGAGGCAGCGGCACAAGAAGCGCGGCGCAAAATCAACAAGGAAGCCAAGGCCAAGGGCAACAAGGTTCGACCCGAGGCGCTGATTGCGGCCGGCTTCGTCATCCTTGTGACCTCGCTTGACCGGCAGGAGTTTCCCGCCGGCACGGTTCTCAAGCTCTATCGCATGCGCTGGCGCATCGAGCTCGCCTTCAAGCGTCTGAAGAGCCTGATCGGGCTGCGCGCGCCTCCCGCCAAAGACCCAAGGATCGCAAAGCCTTGGATTCTTGCCCACTTCCTCATCGCGCTTGTGACCGAACCCCTCTCGCAGGAGTTGGGTGTCTCTCCCCCTTGA
- a CDS encoding glutathione S-transferase family protein, translating into MLTLFHHPMFATCRFVRLAFGEYGEELALIEEKPWTRRKEFLALNPAGTLPILLAEGDVPIVGAMVIAEYLDETRGVLKRDKRLFAEDPMQRAEIRRLTDWYLSKAESEVTRHLVRERVLKPVMPETAGGGSPDSAAIRAARANIRQHMKYTNWLAGTRHWLAGNKVTYADLAAAATLSVLDYLGEIDWREHSAAREWYTRVKSRPSFRPLLTDRVRGLSPVSHYADLDF; encoded by the coding sequence ATGCTGACGCTTTTCCACCATCCGATGTTCGCCACCTGCCGGTTCGTGCGCCTCGCTTTCGGCGAGTATGGCGAGGAGCTGGCGCTGATCGAGGAGAAGCCCTGGACGCGGCGCAAGGAGTTTCTGGCGCTCAACCCGGCCGGCACGCTGCCGATCCTGCTTGCCGAAGGCGACGTGCCGATCGTCGGCGCCATGGTGATCGCCGAATATCTCGACGAAACGCGCGGGGTGCTGAAGCGCGACAAGCGGCTGTTCGCCGAAGACCCGATGCAGCGCGCCGAAATCCGCCGGCTGACCGACTGGTATCTCAGCAAGGCCGAAAGCGAGGTCACCCGGCATCTGGTGCGCGAGCGCGTGCTGAAGCCGGTGATGCCGGAAACGGCGGGCGGCGGCTCGCCCGATTCGGCGGCGATCCGCGCCGCGCGCGCCAACATCCGCCAGCATATGAAATACACCAACTGGCTGGCCGGCACGCGCCATTGGCTCGCCGGCAACAAGGTGACCTATGCCGACCTCGCCGCGGCGGCGACGCTTTCGGTGCTCGACTATCTCGGCGAGATCGACTGGCGCGAGCACTCGGCGGCGCGCGAATGGTATACACGCGTGAAATCACGGCCGTCGTTCCGGCCGCTGCTCACCGACCGGGTGCGCGGCCTGTCGCCGGTATCGCATTATGCGGACCTCGACTTCTGA
- a CDS encoding undecaprenyl-diphosphate phosphatase — translation MESQTIVEALLLGLLEGLTEFIPVSSTGHILLAGHFLGFHSTGKAFEILIQLGAILAILSVYFHRLWKMLLDLPRDRLTRHFVIGILIAFLPAAVIGALAHDFIKTFLFESPRLICIMLIIGGVVLLAVDRMNLKPVHHDVERFPLSLYLKIGLFQCLSLIPGTSRSGSTIVGALLLGVDKRAAAEFSFFLAMPTMVGAFAFDLFKNRNVLTSADLPIITVGFVAAFVSALIVVRFLLDYVSRKGYALFGWWRLAVGGLGLVALMIWG, via the coding sequence ATGGAAAGCCAGACCATCGTCGAAGCGCTGCTGCTTGGGCTGCTGGAGGGCCTGACCGAGTTCATCCCGGTGTCCTCGACCGGCCACATCCTGCTCGCCGGCCATTTCCTCGGCTTCCATTCGACCGGCAAGGCCTTCGAGATCCTGATCCAGCTCGGCGCGATTCTCGCCATCCTCAGCGTCTACTTCCACCGCCTCTGGAAGATGCTGCTCGACCTGCCGCGTGACCGGCTGACCCGGCATTTCGTCATCGGCATCCTGATCGCCTTCCTGCCGGCCGCGGTCATCGGCGCGCTGGCGCACGACTTCATCAAGACCTTCCTGTTCGAATCGCCGCGGCTGATCTGCATCATGCTGATCATCGGCGGCGTGGTGCTGCTTGCCGTCGACCGCATGAACCTGAAGCCTGTCCATCACGACGTCGAGCGTTTCCCGTTGAGCCTTTATCTCAAGATCGGCCTGTTCCAGTGCCTGTCGCTCATCCCCGGCACCTCGCGCTCCGGTTCGACCATCGTCGGCGCGCTGCTTCTCGGCGTCGACAAGCGCGCGGCGGCGGAATTCTCCTTCTTCCTCGCCATGCCGACCATGGTCGGCGCCTTCGCCTTCGACCTGTTCAAGAACCGCAACGTGCTGACCTCGGCCGACCTGCCGATCATCACCGTCGGCTTCGTCGCCGCCTTCGTCAGCGCCCTGATCGTGGTCCGCTTCCTGCTCGATTACGTCTCGCGCAAAGGCTACGCGCTGTTCGGTTGGTGGCGCCTGGCGGTGGGCGGGCTCGGCCTGGTGGCGCTGATGATCTGGGGGTGA
- the rsmI gene encoding 16S rRNA (cytidine(1402)-2'-O)-methyltransferase has protein sequence MTGDKRSYLIGQTEMPARPLAPALYLVATPIGNLADITLRALETLAAADIVACEDTRVSRVLLERYGIRRRTTAYHEHNAADAGPKLIEALAAGQSVALISDAGTPLVSDPGYRLVGEALEHGIRVVPIPGPSAALAALTASGLPSDAFLFAGFLPAKAGQRLTKLESFRQVPATLIFYESPRRLAETLRAMVEVLGGTRRGAIGRELTKAFEEMRTGTLGELADHYAAADTPKGEIVICVGPPKAGEDQPADIDRLLLSLVAEMPASKAAAEAAKMTGGQKQALYRRLLELKDRP, from the coding sequence TTGACCGGCGACAAACGCAGCTACCTGATCGGGCAGACGGAGATGCCGGCGCGGCCGCTGGCGCCGGCGCTCTATCTGGTGGCGACGCCGATCGGCAATCTCGCCGACATCACGCTGCGCGCCCTGGAGACGCTGGCCGCCGCCGATATCGTCGCCTGCGAGGACACGCGCGTCTCGCGCGTGCTGCTCGAGCGCTACGGCATCCGCCGCCGCACCACGGCCTATCACGAACACAATGCCGCCGATGCCGGGCCGAAGCTGATCGAGGCGCTGGCGGCCGGGCAGAGCGTGGCGCTGATCTCCGACGCCGGCACACCTTTGGTTTCCGATCCCGGCTACCGACTGGTCGGCGAAGCGCTGGAGCATGGCATCCGCGTCGTGCCGATCCCGGGGCCTTCAGCCGCGCTTGCCGCGCTGACGGCCTCCGGCCTGCCGTCCGACGCCTTCCTGTTTGCTGGTTTCCTGCCCGCCAAGGCAGGCCAGCGGCTGACGAAGCTCGAAAGCTTCAGGCAGGTGCCGGCAACGTTGATCTTCTATGAATCGCCCCGTCGGCTGGCGGAGACACTTCGTGCGATGGTGGAAGTGCTTGGCGGCACGCGCCGAGGCGCGATCGGCCGCGAGCTGACCAAGGCGTTCGAGGAAATGCGGACGGGCACGCTCGGCGAGCTTGCCGATCACTATGCGGCGGCCGATACGCCGAAGGGCGAGATCGTCATATGCGTCGGCCCGCCGAAGGCGGGGGAGGACCAGCCGGCCGATATCGACCGGCTGTTGTTGTCGCTGGTTGCCGAAATGCCCGCCTCCAAGGCGGCGGCGGAAGCGGCGAAGATGACCGGCGGGCAGAAGCAGGCGCTCTACCGTCGGCTGCTCGAGCTGAAGGACAGACCATGA
- the dapB gene encoding 4-hydroxy-tetrahydrodipicolinate reductase, with product MSEAGDMGLVVVGAAGRMGQTLIRAIHSMPGARVAGAVERPGSPYLGKDAGELAGIGIINVPIADDPLPAFAKADGVLDFTAPGASVEFAGYAAQARIVHVIGTTGCSADDDAKIAAAARHATIVKSGNMSLGVNLLAVLVEQAARALEPQDFDIEILEMHHKHKVDAPSGTALLLGEAAAKGRGIALEDNSVRARDGHTGVRKAGTIGFATLRGGSVVGEHSVIIAGTGERITLSHQAEDRAIFARGAVKAALWARAKKPGLYSMRDVLGLS from the coding sequence ATGAGCGAAGCAGGCGATATGGGCCTGGTGGTGGTGGGCGCCGCCGGCCGGATGGGCCAGACGCTGATCCGCGCCATCCACTCCATGCCCGGCGCGCGCGTCGCCGGAGCAGTCGAACGGCCGGGCTCGCCCTATCTCGGCAAGGATGCCGGCGAGCTCGCCGGCATCGGCATCATCAACGTGCCGATCGCCGACGATCCGCTGCCGGCCTTCGCCAAGGCCGACGGCGTTCTGGACTTCACGGCGCCTGGCGCAAGCGTCGAATTCGCCGGCTATGCCGCGCAGGCGCGCATCGTCCATGTCATCGGCACGACCGGCTGCTCGGCCGACGACGACGCGAAGATCGCGGCTGCCGCGCGCCACGCGACGATCGTCAAATCCGGCAATATGAGCCTCGGCGTCAATCTTCTGGCAGTGCTGGTGGAGCAGGCGGCGCGAGCGCTCGAGCCGCAAGATTTCGACATCGAGATCCTGGAGATGCACCACAAGCACAAGGTCGACGCGCCGTCCGGCACGGCGCTGCTGCTCGGCGAGGCGGCGGCGAAGGGCAGGGGGATCGCGCTCGAGGACAATAGCGTGCGGGCGCGCGACGGCCATACCGGCGTGCGCAAGGCCGGCACGATCGGCTTCGCCACCTTGCGCGGCGGTTCGGTGGTCGGCGAGCACAGCGTGATCATTGCCGGCACCGGCGAGCGCATCACGCTCTCCCACCAGGCCGAGGACCGGGCGATCTTCGCCCGCGGCGCCGTAAAAGCGGCGCTTTGGGCCCGCGCGAAGAAGCCCGGGCTCTATTCCATGCGGGACGTGCTCGGCCTGAGCTGA